From a single Streptomyces rubradiris genomic region:
- a CDS encoding amino acid deaminase: protein MGTEALTRLAEEHVDHRFKGLPPDAYGLTVAELAAQRRNLFREADGFTTPVLALSAERLEHNLALMETYTTRHGLAFAPHGKTSMAPQLFHRQIEHGAWGITLAVPHQVRVARAFGIRRVFLANELVDAPALRWIAAELAADPDFRLVAYVDSVRGVELMDAALRGSVRPVDVVVELGAGDGARTGVRTEAEAGEVAAAVAAVPTLRLVGVAGYEGEVPEADPERVRSYLRRLVALAAGLDRAGRFGEADEIVVSAGGSAWFDAVTDVFADVPELSKPVLKLLRSGAYVSHDDGHYRRITPFGRVPEEGALESAFRLWAQVVSRPSPEQAFANAGKRDAAYDLDLPVAQVVRRDGEERPATGITVTGLSDQHTWLRTAPGADVEVGDRIGFGLSHPCTSFDKWQLIPVAEADGTVVDYIRTFF from the coding sequence ATGGGCACCGAAGCGCTCACCCGCCTCGCCGAGGAACACGTCGACCACCGCTTCAAGGGCCTCCCGCCGGACGCCTACGGCCTGACGGTCGCCGAGCTGGCCGCCCAGCGCCGCAATCTCTTCCGGGAGGCCGACGGCTTCACCACCCCGGTCCTCGCGCTGTCCGCCGAGCGCCTGGAGCACAACCTCGCGCTGATGGAGACGTACACCACCCGGCACGGGCTGGCCTTCGCCCCGCACGGCAAGACCTCCATGGCCCCGCAGCTCTTCCACCGCCAGATCGAGCACGGGGCCTGGGGGATCACCCTCGCGGTGCCCCACCAGGTGCGCGTCGCCCGCGCGTTCGGCATCCGGCGGGTCTTCCTCGCCAACGAACTGGTGGACGCCCCCGCCCTGCGCTGGATCGCCGCCGAACTGGCCGCCGACCCGGACTTCCGGCTCGTCGCCTACGTCGACTCGGTGCGCGGTGTGGAGCTGATGGACGCGGCCCTGCGCGGCTCGGTCCGCCCGGTGGACGTGGTGGTCGAGCTGGGCGCGGGCGACGGGGCGCGCACCGGGGTGCGTACGGAGGCGGAGGCCGGGGAGGTCGCCGCCGCCGTGGCCGCCGTACCGACCCTGCGCCTGGTCGGCGTGGCGGGGTACGAGGGCGAGGTGCCGGAGGCCGATCCCGAGCGGGTGCGGTCGTATCTGCGGCGGCTGGTGGCGCTGGCCGCCGGGCTGGACCGGGCCGGGCGGTTCGGCGAGGCCGACGAGATCGTGGTGAGCGCGGGCGGCAGCGCCTGGTTCGACGCGGTCACCGATGTCTTCGCCGACGTTCCGGAACTGTCGAAGCCCGTGCTGAAGCTGCTGCGCTCCGGCGCCTACGTCTCGCACGACGACGGGCACTACCGCAGGATCACCCCGTTCGGCCGGGTCCCCGAGGAGGGCGCGCTGGAGTCCGCCTTCCGGCTGTGGGCGCAGGTCGTCTCCCGGCCCTCCCCCGAGCAGGCCTTCGCCAACGCGGGCAAGCGGGACGCGGCCTACGACCTGGACCTGCCGGTCGCCCAGGTGGTACGCCGGGACGGCGAGGAGCGCCCGGCCACCGGCATCACCGTCACCGGGCTGTCCGACCAGCACACCTGGCTGCGCACGGCCCCGGGCGCGGACGTCGAGGTGGGCGACCGGATCGGCTTCGGCCTGTCCCACCCGTGCACGTCGTTCGACAAGTGGCAGCTGATCCCGGTGGCCGAGGCGGACGGCACGGTCGTGGACTACATCCGTACGTTCTTCTAG
- a CDS encoding RidA family protein, translating into MTDKIALTPKTHTTPPAKFSHGVKKGNILQVAGQVGFLPAEEGKPPTPAGPTLREQTLQTLANVKAILEEGGATWDDVMMIRVYLTDVDHFAEMNDLYNAYFEEQGLTQPPAARTTVYVGLPAGLLIEIDALAVLG; encoded by the coding sequence ATGACCGACAAGATCGCGCTCACCCCCAAGACCCACACCACCCCGCCCGCGAAGTTCTCGCACGGCGTGAAGAAGGGCAACATCCTCCAGGTCGCCGGCCAGGTCGGCTTCCTGCCCGCCGAGGAGGGCAAGCCCCCGACGCCGGCCGGCCCCACCCTGCGCGAGCAGACCCTCCAGACCCTCGCCAACGTCAAGGCGATCCTGGAGGAGGGCGGCGCGACCTGGGACGACGTGATGATGATCCGCGTCTACCTCACGGACGTGGACCACTTCGCCGAGATGAACGACCTCTACAACGCCTACTTCGAGGAACAGGGCCTGACCCAGCCGCCCGCCGCCCGCACGACGGTCTACGTCGGTCTGCCGGCCGGCCTCCTCATCGAGATCGACGCGCTCGCCGTACTGGGCTGA
- a CDS encoding putative T7SS-secreted protein, with protein sequence MGIGDVTNKLLSGGEDLVDRGKKLVGKGVDYTTDKIGDGLDYVGAHKWADVVEDWGDGVASDLGATPGEQQLGESEEANELVHGNPAKIRQSAKHLRDFHSAFDKVGQGLKKVDSSGWRGEGGDAFREKFGVHPVKWAQAAQACETAAGALESYADTVKWAQGQAEEAVRLYKKGVKASKEAFEAHKEKVAAYNEKAQAGEDPGPRPAEFQDPGKADVQAALHQLAQARKQRNTAAAEAQGKVRTALAHAPAEPPPLDRIKNNLSDGVLSAGIELTHFAGGVVKGTAGLGTFVRGLNPIDPYNLNHPAAYMQNVSMTLSGLVSTAAHPERTAKTMWDEFRKDPSESGGRFLPELLGTKGLGAEAGLAREAAGLTRKAAQTATRETRAGAEKAAGDSARGTVENDPPKHSHDQNSTKGCGDPVNVATGKMYLSQTDVTLPGVLPLLLTRRVESGYHLGRWFGPSWSSTLDERLEIDAEGVVYVTEDGLLLPYPHPAPGLPTLASHGPRLPLDRVDGGYTITDPHTGRVRHFADRGPDLAVLEQIDDRNGNWITFEYDTEGTPLGVYTSAGQGVRITTASNRVTAYHLTATGEELKRFGYTDGNLTEVVNSSGLPLRFTYDEAGRVTSWTDTNDRGYIYEYDDQDRCVAEAGEAGHMALRLSYGDPDPETGLRTTTVTTAEGHIRRYLVNDAWQVVAETDPLGATTHYRRDRHHRLLSTTDPLGHTTAFEYDETGNVTRAIRPDGRETRAEYNALGLPVKVVNPDGTVFHQTYDDRGNRTSVTDPAGQTTRFTYTEAGHLTSVTDPLGNTTTVVCDRTGLPVQMTNPLGATTHYERNALGLPTAITDPLGGVSRLEWSVEGQLTRRTAPDGTTETWTYDGEGNCTTHTDPLGGVTRFEYTHFDLLSARTGPDGVRYEFAHDTELRLTKVTNPQGLTWTYEYDPAGHLARETDFDGRTLTYEYDPAGRLAARRNTLGEETRFDRNALGQVLRKTVAGGVTTYAYDLTDQLAHATGPDGTTLTLLRDRHGRLRSETVGGRTVTYTYDALGRRTSRVTPTGAKTTWSYDEAGRRTGMTASGRTIDFSYDEAGHELRRLVGDTITLQHAYDTMGRLTTQSVTGAGGRRVHHRTFTYRADGNLTAIEDELSGTRRFDLDATGRVTAVHAAGWTERYAYDEAGNQTEAAWPATHPGAESTGPRTYTGTRITRAGNVRYEHDALGRITLRQKTRLSRKPDTWHYEWDTEDRLTSVVTPDGTRWRYTYDPLGRRTAKLRLAEDGETVVERVDFTWDGTTLCEQTTTSEAFPHPITLTWDHQGLRPLAQTERITAADAPQEEIDSRFFAIVTDLVGTPTELLDEQGEIAWHTRSTLWGTTAWSTNSTTYTPLRFPGQYYDPETGLHYNYFRHYDPETARYLTPDPLGLVPAPNPATYTVNPHTLSDSLGLAPECPEKEEQRGPFDFRTPNPDHPADEAATAVMRSAPIGGNVDCSEIAEYILRETGGRGKIINFTAHGSKEIVIPEKMGQELVTYRYHDVYTDGRYVYDPAMSKDPIPYGDYERAIRLTNPGKKVVVANGGYSGPLW encoded by the coding sequence ATGGGGATCGGGGATGTGACCAACAAGCTCCTCAGCGGCGGGGAGGATCTGGTCGACCGGGGCAAGAAGCTCGTCGGCAAGGGCGTGGACTACACGACGGACAAGATCGGTGACGGTCTGGACTACGTCGGGGCGCACAAGTGGGCCGATGTGGTGGAGGACTGGGGCGACGGGGTCGCCTCCGATCTGGGGGCGACCCCGGGTGAGCAGCAGCTCGGTGAGAGTGAGGAGGCCAACGAGCTCGTCCACGGCAACCCGGCCAAGATCCGGCAGAGCGCGAAGCACCTGCGGGACTTCCACAGCGCCTTCGACAAGGTCGGCCAGGGCTTGAAGAAGGTCGACTCCTCCGGCTGGAGGGGTGAGGGCGGGGACGCGTTCCGGGAGAAGTTCGGTGTGCACCCGGTCAAGTGGGCGCAGGCCGCCCAGGCGTGTGAGACGGCGGCCGGCGCGTTGGAGTCGTACGCCGACACGGTGAAGTGGGCGCAAGGACAGGCCGAGGAAGCCGTGCGCCTGTACAAGAAGGGCGTGAAGGCGTCCAAGGAGGCGTTCGAGGCCCACAAGGAGAAGGTCGCCGCCTACAACGAGAAGGCGCAGGCGGGCGAGGACCCCGGCCCCCGGCCCGCCGAGTTCCAGGACCCGGGCAAGGCCGATGTCCAGGCCGCGCTCCATCAGCTGGCCCAGGCCCGCAAGCAGCGCAACACCGCCGCCGCCGAAGCCCAGGGCAAGGTCAGGACGGCTCTCGCGCATGCTCCGGCCGAGCCCCCGCCGCTGGACCGCATCAAGAACAACCTGTCCGACGGTGTCCTGTCCGCCGGCATCGAGCTGACCCACTTCGCCGGGGGCGTCGTCAAGGGCACGGCCGGCCTGGGCACCTTCGTCCGCGGCCTGAACCCCATCGACCCCTACAACCTCAACCACCCCGCCGCGTACATGCAGAACGTCAGCATGACGCTCTCGGGGCTGGTCTCCACCGCCGCCCACCCCGAACGCACCGCCAAGACCATGTGGGACGAGTTCCGCAAGGACCCCTCCGAATCCGGCGGCCGGTTCCTGCCCGAACTCCTCGGCACCAAGGGCCTCGGCGCGGAAGCGGGGCTGGCCAGAGAGGCGGCGGGCCTGACCCGGAAGGCCGCGCAGACGGCGACCCGGGAGACCCGGGCCGGGGCGGAGAAGGCGGCGGGGGACTCGGCCCGGGGCACTGTCGAGAACGACCCGCCGAAGCACTCGCACGACCAGAACAGCACCAAGGGCTGCGGCGACCCGGTCAACGTGGCCACCGGCAAGATGTACCTGTCACAGACGGACGTGACCCTCCCCGGCGTACTCCCCCTGCTGCTGACCCGCCGGGTGGAGTCCGGTTACCACCTTGGCCGCTGGTTCGGCCCCTCCTGGTCCTCCACCCTGGACGAGCGCCTGGAGATCGACGCGGAGGGAGTCGTCTACGTAACGGAGGACGGCCTCCTCCTCCCGTACCCCCACCCGGCACCCGGCCTGCCCACCCTGGCGAGCCACGGCCCCCGCCTGCCCCTGGACCGGGTGGACGGCGGCTACACGATCACGGACCCGCACACCGGCCGGGTACGCCACTTCGCCGACCGAGGCCCGGACCTCGCCGTCCTGGAGCAGATCGACGACCGCAACGGCAACTGGATCACCTTCGAGTACGACACCGAGGGCACCCCGCTCGGGGTATACACGAGCGCCGGCCAAGGCGTCCGCATCACCACCGCCTCGAACCGCGTCACGGCGTACCACCTGACCGCGACCGGCGAGGAACTGAAGCGCTTCGGCTACACGGACGGCAACCTCACGGAGGTCGTGAACTCCTCCGGTCTGCCGCTCCGCTTCACGTACGACGAAGCCGGCCGCGTCACGTCCTGGACGGACACGAACGACCGCGGCTACATCTACGAGTACGACGACCAGGACCGCTGCGTCGCGGAGGCCGGCGAGGCGGGCCACATGGCCCTGCGCCTGAGCTACGGCGACCCGGACCCGGAGACGGGCCTGCGGACGACCACGGTGACGACGGCCGAGGGACACATCCGTCGCTACCTGGTCAACGACGCCTGGCAGGTGGTCGCGGAGACCGACCCGCTGGGCGCGACCACCCACTACCGCCGGGACCGCCACCACCGTCTGCTGTCCACGACGGACCCGTTGGGCCACACGACGGCGTTCGAGTACGACGAGACGGGCAACGTCACCCGTGCGATCCGCCCGGACGGCCGCGAGACGAGGGCCGAGTACAACGCTCTCGGCCTGCCGGTGAAGGTGGTGAACCCGGACGGCACGGTGTTCCACCAGACCTACGACGATCGGGGCAACCGCACGTCGGTGACGGACCCGGCCGGCCAGACGACCCGCTTCACCTACACGGAGGCGGGCCACCTGACCTCGGTGACGGACCCGTTAGGCAACACCACCACGGTCGTCTGCGACCGCACGGGCCTCCCCGTGCAGATGACAAACCCCCTGGGCGCGACCACCCACTACGAACGCAACGCCCTCGGCCTCCCGACAGCGATCACGGACCCACTCGGCGGTGTCTCCCGTCTGGAGTGGTCGGTCGAAGGACAGCTGACCCGCCGCACGGCCCCCGACGGCACCACGGAGACGTGGACGTACGACGGCGAGGGCAACTGCACCACCCACACCGACCCCCTCGGCGGCGTCACCCGCTTCGAGTACACCCACTTCGACCTGCTGTCGGCCCGCACGGGCCCGGACGGCGTCCGCTACGAGTTCGCTCACGACACCGAGTTACGTCTGACCAAGGTCACCAACCCGCAGGGCCTGACCTGGACGTACGAGTACGACCCCGCAGGCCACCTGGCTCGGGAGACGGACTTCGACGGCCGGACCTTGACGTACGAGTACGACCCGGCAGGCCGCTTGGCGGCACGACGGAACACACTCGGCGAGGAAACGAGGTTCGACCGCAACGCGCTGGGCCAGGTACTCCGCAAGACCGTGGCGGGCGGGGTCACGACCTACGCCTACGACCTGACCGACCAACTCGCCCACGCGACCGGCCCCGACGGCACCACCCTCACCCTGCTCCGCGACCGCCACGGCCGCCTGCGCTCGGAAACGGTCGGCGGCCGCACGGTGACGTACACGTACGACGCCTTAGGCCGCCGCACGAGCCGGGTGACCCCGACCGGGGCGAAGACCACCTGGTCCTACGACGAGGCAGGCCGCCGCACAGGCATGACGGCATCCGGGCGGACGATCGACTTCTCCTACGACGAGGCCGGACACGAACTGAGGCGCCTGGTCGGCGACACGATCACCCTGCAACACGCCTACGACACGATGGGCCGCCTGACGACCCAGTCGGTCACCGGCGCAGGAGGCCGCAGAGTCCATCACCGAACGTTCACCTACCGGGCCGACGGCAACCTGACCGCCATCGAGGACGAGTTGTCCGGCACGCGCCGCTTCGACCTCGACGCCACCGGCCGCGTGACAGCGGTCCACGCAGCCGGCTGGACAGAACGCTACGCCTACGACGAAGCAGGCAACCAAACCGAAGCCGCCTGGCCGGCAACCCACCCGGGAGCGGAGTCGACAGGCCCCCGCACCTACACCGGCACCCGCATCACCCGAGCCGGCAACGTCCGCTACGAACACGACGCCCTCGGCCGCATCACCCTCCGCCAGAAAACCCGCCTCTCACGCAAGCCGGACACCTGGCACTACGAATGGGACACCGAAGACCGCCTGACCTCAGTGGTCACCCCCGACGGCACTCGCTGGCGCTACACCTACGACCCCCTGGGCCGCCGCACCGCGAAACTCCGCCTGGCCGAGGACGGCGAAACAGTCGTGGAGCGAGTGGACTTCACCTGGGACGGCACAACGCTCTGCGAACAAACCACAACATCCGAAGCCTTCCCCCACCCGATCACCCTGACCTGGGACCACCAGGGCCTACGCCCCCTGGCCCAAACGGAACGCATCACCGCAGCCGACGCGCCCCAAGAGGAGATCGACTCCCGCTTCTTCGCCATCGTCACCGACCTCGTAGGCACCCCCACAGAACTGCTGGACGAACAGGGTGAAATCGCCTGGCACACCCGCAGCACCCTCTGGGGCACAACGGCGTGGTCGACAAACAGCACCACCTACACCCCCCTACGCTTCCCAGGCCAGTACTACGACCCCGAAACCGGCCTCCACTACAACTACTTCCGCCACTACGACCCCGAAACAGCGCGCTATCTCACTCCCGATCCCCTGGGGCTTGTTCCCGCCCCCAACCCTGCCACGTACACCGTCAACCCTCACACACTCTCCGACTCACTCGGACTCGCACCGGAATGCCCCGAAAAGGAAGAGCAGCGAGGGCCTTTTGACTTCAGAACCCCCAATCCCGACCACCCCGCAGACGAAGCCGCAACAGCCGTTATGAGGTCCGCGCCGATTGGCGGAAATGTAGACTGCTCGGAAATCGCCGAATATATTCTTCGAGAAACGGGAGGGCGAGGCAAGATCATCAACTTCACGGCGCACGGAAGCAAGGAAATTGTAATCCCCGAAAAAATGGGGCAAGAATTGGTCACATATCGCTACCACGACGTCTACACCGACGGACGCTATGTATACGACCCCGCGATGAGCAAGGACCCGATTCCCTATGGGGACTACGAGCGAGCCATTCGGCTAACCAATCCAGGAAAGAAAGTAGTAGTAGCGAATGGCGGGTACTCCGGACCCCTCTGGTAA
- a CDS encoding sugar kinase, which translates to MNDAAYASVVAPTRPVTDADVAALGESMVTFLPSHPGRLADVPSFHRAIGGAESNVVCALAAFGHTARWVSRVGADGFGDHLVERIAGYGVDVTAVRRDPGRPTGVYFRTAGDRGTGAHEVAYYRAGSAASAMSVRNVDLTAARAARVLHLSGITAALSARCRELLYELTAPGPGRPLVSFDVNHRPGLWRDGEGAEVLLELARRADIVFVGEDEADHAWGITGGPAAVRRLLPEPRVLVVKEGARGATAFTRDRPDGTFQPALHTAVVATTGAGDAFAAGFLSATLRGLPVKTRLKYGHLFAAAALTTPGDLAAPPARDHADRLAALDDGAWGRLRLGPGWTRAEQAEEEANIP; encoded by the coding sequence ATCAACGACGCTGCTTACGCCTCGGTCGTCGCGCCCACGCGGCCCGTCACGGACGCGGACGTGGCGGCGCTCGGCGAGTCCATGGTCACCTTCCTGCCCAGCCACCCCGGCCGCCTCGCCGACGTCCCCTCCTTCCACCGGGCCATCGGCGGCGCCGAGTCCAACGTGGTCTGCGCCCTGGCCGCCTTCGGGCACACGGCCCGCTGGGTCAGCCGGGTCGGCGCGGACGGCTTCGGCGACCACCTGGTGGAACGGATCGCCGGGTACGGCGTCGACGTCACCGCCGTCCGCCGGGACCCCGGCCGGCCCACCGGCGTGTACTTCCGCACCGCCGGAGACCGGGGCACGGGCGCGCACGAGGTCGCGTACTACCGGGCCGGATCGGCCGCCTCCGCGATGTCCGTACGGAACGTGGACCTGACGGCGGCCCGCGCGGCACGGGTGCTGCACCTGTCCGGGATCACGGCCGCGCTGTCGGCGCGGTGCCGGGAGCTGCTGTACGAGCTGACGGCCCCCGGCCCGGGACGCCCGCTGGTGTCCTTCGACGTCAATCACCGTCCGGGGCTGTGGCGGGACGGCGAGGGCGCCGAGGTCCTGCTGGAGCTGGCACGGCGCGCGGACATCGTGTTCGTGGGCGAGGACGAGGCGGACCACGCCTGGGGGATCACCGGCGGACCGGCCGCCGTCCGCCGGCTGCTGCCCGAGCCGCGCGTACTGGTCGTGAAGGAGGGAGCGCGCGGCGCCACGGCCTTCACCCGGGACCGGCCCGACGGCACCTTCCAGCCCGCCCTGCACACCGCCGTCGTGGCCACCACCGGCGCCGGAGACGCCTTCGCCGCCGGCTTCCTCTCCGCCACCCTGCGCGGGCTCCCCGTCAAGACCCGCCTGAAGTACGGCCACCTCTTCGCCGCGGCCGCCCTCACCACCCCCGGCGACCTGGCCGCACCCCCCGCCCGCGACCACGCCGACCGCCTCGCCGCCCTGGACGACGGCGCATGGGGGAGACTTCGACTCGGCCCCGGCTGGACACGAGCCGAGCAGGCCGAGGAGGAGGCGAACATCCCATGA
- a CDS encoding DUF1266 domain-containing protein — MSFGPPPAGFSPVAAPAWTPPSEIEQALFEAKGRGDWAAYFGALAQDRLFFEIEKGGADATPRATYAVFGYDPRVAGGRIWAVYTEGMLPAPEPHRVFDWNHLEWFAKVWQPTDPPMIVVNPGSPCEAFLPSAPPHSAAWAQYGEQTPPRERSMRLRTLRVGGPLHGPVAHGLACGALLCVNNGSFWNAMAWHGTGYPDERKRLNEWWGITTREQWQYYLRDLLACEQHSSVWDFALGLRRTIARDFGGHVDVGYWRQAAANVIRARSEGSVVVGEDGVTKTEPRPESEVEAHIEGVQRLIGRITRYEARMRADGVLDGNQYVSSVDAWDLGRASKMARWGLGARLGTLKEAEAAVLQAGRAAALSYKSWQDFSAGYILGRCLHFDDEEFGDWYQNMVEAHRILMSDPGSPWLTIPFR, encoded by the coding sequence ATGTCGTTCGGGCCGCCACCTGCCGGGTTCTCTCCTGTCGCCGCTCCCGCCTGGACTCCTCCCTCGGAGATCGAGCAGGCCCTGTTCGAGGCCAAGGGGCGGGGGGACTGGGCCGCGTACTTCGGGGCGTTGGCGCAGGATCGGTTGTTCTTCGAGATAGAGAAGGGCGGGGCGGATGCCACGCCCAGGGCCACGTACGCCGTGTTCGGGTATGACCCGCGCGTCGCCGGTGGGCGGATCTGGGCCGTGTACACCGAGGGCATGCTGCCCGCCCCGGAGCCGCACCGGGTGTTCGACTGGAACCACCTGGAGTGGTTCGCCAAGGTGTGGCAGCCGACCGATCCGCCGATGATCGTCGTCAATCCGGGGAGCCCTTGCGAGGCGTTCCTCCCCTCCGCGCCGCCGCATTCCGCGGCCTGGGCACAGTACGGGGAACAAACCCCGCCTCGCGAGCGGTCGATGCGGCTGCGTACGCTCCGCGTCGGCGGTCCCCTGCACGGCCCCGTCGCCCACGGGCTCGCCTGCGGTGCCCTCCTCTGCGTCAACAACGGCTCCTTCTGGAACGCCATGGCCTGGCACGGCACCGGCTATCCGGACGAGCGGAAGCGGTTGAACGAGTGGTGGGGCATCACCACCCGGGAGCAGTGGCAGTACTACCTCCGCGACCTCCTCGCCTGCGAACAGCACAGCTCCGTCTGGGACTTCGCCCTCGGCCTGCGCCGTACCATCGCCCGTGACTTCGGCGGCCACGTCGACGTCGGCTACTGGCGCCAGGCCGCCGCCAACGTCATCCGCGCCAGATCCGAGGGGTCGGTCGTGGTCGGTGAGGACGGTGTCACCAAGACCGAACCCCGGCCCGAGTCCGAGGTCGAGGCCCACATCGAGGGCGTTCAGCGGCTCATCGGGCGCATCACCCGCTACGAGGCCCGGATGCGCGCCGACGGCGTACTCGACGGCAACCAGTACGTCTCGTCCGTGGACGCCTGGGATCTCGGCCGCGCCTCGAAAATGGCCCGGTGGGGGCTGGGCGCCCGCCTCGGCACGCTCAAGGAGGCCGAGGCCGCCGTCCTCCAGGCCGGCCGGGCCGCCGCCCTGTCCTACAAGTCCTGGCAGGACTTCTCCGCCGGCTACATCCTCGGCCGCTGCCTGCACTTCGACGACGAGGAGTTCGGGGACTGGTACCAGAACATGGTCGAGGCGCATCGCATCCTGATGTCCGACCCCGGCAGCCCGTGGCTCACGATTCCGTTCCGCTGA
- a CDS encoding IclR family transcriptional regulator yields the protein MSQTVDRALSILPLLAEGPADLGQVADRLGVHKSTALRLLRTLHEHGLVYRQSDQRYRLGARLFALAQEAMENLDIREIAHPHLVRLNEQCGHTVHLAVYEENEVLYIDKVESRYPVRMYSRIGKPVAITVAAVAKLLLADLPEAERRALAEQLDYPLYTARSTPHAEAFLKELATVREQGWATDLGGHEESINCVAAPVRGADGRVVAAMSVSAPNVVVTAEELLSLLPLVRRTADAISGEYSGRTPVKGTPA from the coding sequence ATGAGTCAGACCGTCGACCGCGCCCTGAGCATCCTGCCGCTGCTCGCCGAGGGCCCCGCCGACCTGGGGCAGGTCGCCGACCGGCTCGGCGTGCACAAGTCCACCGCCCTGCGCCTGCTGCGCACCCTGCACGAACACGGCCTGGTCTACCGCCAGTCCGACCAGCGCTACCGCCTCGGCGCCCGCCTCTTCGCGCTCGCCCAGGAGGCGATGGAGAACCTCGACATCCGCGAGATCGCCCACCCCCACCTCGTACGGCTCAACGAACAGTGCGGCCACACCGTCCACCTCGCCGTGTACGAGGAGAACGAGGTGCTGTACATCGACAAGGTGGAGAGCCGCTACCCGGTCCGCATGTACTCCCGGATCGGCAAGCCGGTGGCCATCACCGTCGCCGCCGTCGCCAAACTGCTCCTCGCCGACCTGCCCGAAGCCGAGCGCCGCGCCCTCGCCGAGCAGCTCGACTACCCGCTGTACACGGCCCGTTCGACCCCCCACGCCGAGGCCTTCCTGAAGGAACTGGCGACGGTGCGCGAACAGGGCTGGGCCACCGACCTCGGTGGCCACGAGGAGTCCATCAACTGCGTCGCCGCCCCCGTGCGCGGCGCCGACGGCCGGGTGGTCGCCGCCATGTCGGTCTCCGCGCCGAACGTGGTCGTCACCGCCGAGGAACTCCTCAGCCTGCTCCCGCTGGTCCGCCGCACGGCGGACGCCATCAGCGGCGAGTACTCCGGAAGAACGCCAGTGAAGGGCACCCCCGCATGA
- a CDS encoding GntP family permease — MSFPLAAPVPTAPPHTGGLLLLIDGTPGLLTVAALGMALLLFLIIKVRLQPFVALLAVSIAVGLLAGLSVTELFGTVQRSDAVSTIESGMGGILGHVAIIIGLGTMLGAILEVSGGAEVLAARLLALFGERRAPLAMGLTGLLFGIPVFFDVGIFVLAPLVYAAAKRSGKSVLLYCLPLLAGLSMTHAFLPPHPGPVAAAGLLHVQLGWVVLMGIVCGLPAVLAAWAYAAWAGRRIFVPVPQDMAEAAEEAKRAVAAEQRAQGVTPKETPVPLATVLTIIGTPLLLILAATFSSIALDPSPARSVLEFFGNPFVALTLALLLAYYLLGIRRGWSRKSLETVSTASLKPVGNILLVVGAGGIFGAVLKAGGVAQALSDTFHDVGLPVIVLAYLIALVLRVAQGSATVAIVTTAGIVAPLLAEGGHSQAFSALVIMAISAGSIFASHVNDGGFWMVAKYFGISERDTLRSWTVLESVLSLAGFAVAAVAGVFVN; from the coding sequence ATGTCCTTTCCGCTCGCCGCGCCCGTCCCCACCGCGCCACCCCACACCGGGGGCCTGCTCCTCCTGATCGACGGCACGCCCGGCCTGCTCACGGTCGCCGCCCTCGGCATGGCCCTCCTGCTCTTCCTGATCATCAAGGTCCGGCTCCAGCCCTTCGTGGCCCTCCTCGCCGTCTCCATAGCCGTCGGCCTGCTGGCCGGCCTCTCGGTCACCGAACTCTTCGGCACCGTCCAGCGCTCCGACGCCGTCTCCACCATCGAGTCCGGCATGGGCGGCATCCTCGGCCACGTCGCCATCATCATCGGCCTCGGCACGATGCTCGGCGCGATCCTCGAAGTCAGCGGCGGCGCCGAGGTGCTGGCCGCGCGCCTGCTGGCCCTGTTCGGCGAACGCCGGGCCCCGCTCGCCATGGGCCTGACCGGCCTGCTGTTCGGCATCCCGGTCTTCTTCGACGTGGGCATCTTCGTCCTCGCGCCCCTCGTCTACGCGGCGGCGAAGCGGTCCGGCAAGTCGGTGCTGCTCTACTGCCTCCCGCTGCTCGCCGGCCTGTCCATGACCCACGCCTTCCTGCCGCCGCACCCCGGCCCGGTCGCCGCCGCCGGACTGCTGCACGTCCAGCTCGGCTGGGTCGTCCTCATGGGCATCGTCTGCGGCCTGCCCGCCGTACTGGCCGCCTGGGCGTACGCCGCCTGGGCCGGAAGGCGGATCTTCGTCCCCGTACCGCAGGACATGGCGGAGGCGGCGGAGGAGGCGAAGCGGGCGGTGGCCGCCGAGCAGCGCGCACAGGGCGTGACACCGAAGGAGACCCCGGTGCCCCTGGCCACGGTCCTGACCATCATCGGCACACCACTGCTGCTGATCCTGGCGGCCACGTTCTCCTCGATCGCCCTGGATCCCTCTCCGGCGCGCTCGGTCCTGGAGTTCTTCGGCAACCCCTTCGTGGCCCTCACCCTCGCGCTGCTGCTCGCCTACTACCTCCTCGGCATCCGCCGCGGCTGGTCGCGCAAGTCGCTGGAGACGGTGTCGACCGCCTCCCTGAAGCCGGTCGGCAACATCCTGCTCGTGGTCGGCGCCGGTGGGATCTTCGGCGCCGTGCTGAAGGCCGGAGGCGTCGCCCAGGCCCTGTCGGACACCTTCCACGACGTCGGCCTGCCGGTGATCGTCCTGGCGTACCTGATCGCGCTCGTCCTGCGGGTGGCCCAGGGCTCGGCGACGGTGGCGATCGTGACGACGGCGGGCATCGTGGCTCCGTTGCTGGCGGAGGGCGGGCACTCGCAGGCGTTCTCCGCGCTCGTCATCATGGCCATCTCGGCGGGCTCCATCTTCGCCTCGCACGTCAACGACGGCGGCTTCTGGATGGTGGCCAAGTACTTCGGCATCAGCGAACGGGACACCCTGCGCTCGTGGACGGTGCTGGAGTCGGTGTTGTCGCTGGCGGGGTTCGCGGTGGCGGCGGTGGCCGGGGTGTTCGTGAACTGA